The window AAATCTTATCCAAGATACACATTTCTAAAGCACATGATTCTTGATTAAAACACAAATCactaatcaataaaatcattttgCAGAAGCTGGAAAAAGCCAAAATAGGCAGTTCATTGAACAACAAAACATcacaaagattaagaaatCAATGTTAAAATCAACAGTTTCGCAGCCAAATATCCAGTGCTGATAGAACAATTTCCTATCACGAAacactaaaaatcaaaattaatcgTATCAGAGTCAAAATCAAGGCGATTCCTTCTTGTCAGCATCATCCGATTTCTCTTCCTCCTCTAGCTGCTTCATCACCCCCTCCTCCGCATCGAGCAGCGGTGCAGAGTAATCGGAATGCGCCTCCATACACTTCCTCAACGCCAAAGTCGACTGAACGCATTTCTCCACAATATCCTCTTTGTTCTTCTCCCCTTCCTCCAAGCACCTCTCTCAATCCATGAAAGTCTCTCTGCACCCGCCCGCTTTCATGAACAAGCCGAATCCGCACtcgccttcttcttcctcctctcctAATCCATCGCCGCCGATCCCTTCTTTGGCCGAATCGTCCGACAATTTCTCATTTGGGGAATTTTCCTCTGGTTTCGGTGGATCAGGGGATTCTCGAATTAGGGATTCGGGGTGGGGCGCAGGATCGGATTCGAGTTTGGGTAGATCAGTTTGGGGTGAATCTGAAGGAGACGTTGGGTGGGCGGATGCGGTGGAGATGGAGCTAGGGTTTGCTTGTGAAAGCGCTGCCATGGCTGCCGATCTAAAACCCATCTCTCCTTATCTTGGATAAGATTTGATCAGAAATTATTTCTGATTTTAATGgatatatttgttaaaataattaggaaacaATTAGTGACTTAACAAGATTTTAATCTGGTCAAAATTGGGCAAACGCGTTGactgttaaaaaaattaacgaaACTATTGACGGATgatcaaaatgatcaaattttcatatgtgcaggaccaaaaaaaccaaaagataaagtttaggaccaaaaaggtaaaatggtcatatgtttaggaccaattttggccttaaCTCTTCTCTAAATTATGccttttttactcacaaaacttgaaaaacttttaggttttggtttagtgtaaacctaaagataggtatttttttctcaaaaatcaaaaatggGATTGGTTTTTGAGTACTATTAGAGCTAAATACCTAttccattttaggttttagagtacccttggagatggtcttatCCGATTAAGAAACTATTGGATAATGGATATCTGATATCTAAAAAATCGGATAATGGGTACTGAGTCGGGAATTGACTTAATCTACAAAAGCATAGCCTATGATTTTGATGTTTATATgtatggaaaaaaattagagagagatatagttgataataattaaagtttgttataataaaaggtaaataaaaaaaatcatgaattttagttaaattttggtctatattataattttagtattaaCTTTGACGATGTACTTAATTGTCCTATGGATTAAAATATGCAGAAAATTGAGCATGACATGGACATTGGGAACATATGACTTGTGGAATAAATATCTGGATTTATTAGCAGGATTTCAGATTGTGAGAAAAATTCCCGAATTCTTGTATTGAAACCAATTGTTctataatttagaaataaagtcattttacttgttactaaaaatagtaagtTAGATTTCCACTTGTATTTAATACACATCATCGCCACATCATTCCATAATAACACACGTACGGTGGTGTACGTTAATTATTCTACCTCCCtctcccaaaatttgctacacttttgatccgacacgagttttaagaaatgtaatagaaagtgagttgaaaaagttggtgggatgtgggtcctacttttaaagtattagttttataataaaatgtgagtaagaatgagttagtggaatatgaggtccactaccaaaaatggtaaaagtgaagtgtatcaaatttttagggacggaccgaaataataaactgtatcaaattttcagaaacagagatagtagtatttaatatttatggatattaccctatgtaaataaatattaattgaagtTCAAAAGTTATGCACTTATGCTATACAAAAAAGGAGAAGGAAGTGTAGTGGTTTAGAGCTTCATACGTATACCCATACGGCCAATATGTCCAGGGATCGATGGCGCATGagtgacaaatttttggtGAAAAAGCATTGCTCAAAAAGTAGAAACGCAAAGAGTGGACTACCGTAGAGAGAGGGGGCCGCTGACTAAAATATGCATATACTCTgacttttttaattcttagTGCGGAATAAGTATATCATTAGCTCATAAATAATGCCAAAAACTAAATTAAGATTACAAGAATAACCTCTTAAAGTAAATCCGCAGATCATCTACGAAACTCACCACcgataataaaatatcatatcttccttgattttgattcattttacATTTCACACAATTCGTTACCATTAAATTACATTCttaattatatctatttaGATAGAATTTATaacacaaaatcattttttaaggTCTTTAGATTAGGATGATCCCATTTTTGCTGTATAGTTTTTGCTTTTGAGAAcaatattggaaaaaaatatacatattggTATCTCTATTCAAATACGCCTAATTGCATATCCATGTTCCTTATTTGAACACGACTGTTTCagtacataaattaaatgggGATAGCAGTAAgtttacaatttaaattatttttcccaTGTGATTAATATGGACAATCAATTTTGTTATACAGTAGAACTGAGAGAGTATTGTGTAATTTTGACCCAACCATAATTCGATATCTTTCTAGTGTTCTATGCTCGACTTTTTTGGCATATATTCTTATAATTATAGCTGGAAAAATAATGTAATCATAGTCAAAGAGTCATAAGAAATACATCTTCCATTAGGTAAAACTTGCAATTTATATATGACTGAATTTATCAGTATTATTGGGTTCTTAATATTGCAACTCATTTATAGGGTAGCTAGTTAAACCAGATAAGGATTTCATATCCTTTTACCCAACTTCTTCGATCATacataatatatgtaaattgaTCAGTATCTGCTGCCCGTTTGTAAGTAGTATCTTTCAAGtgttttttcaataaatcaaCTTGTGTTGACACAATTTCCTCTGTAATCTCACCATCAATCCTTCTAACCGCAGCATATTTATAATTAGGCAGTTTCACTTGTTTCACGTCTTGTATTAAAGGTTTAGGAAGACCACCATTCTGATACTTGTTAGGCACGTACAAATAAACTTTATAAGTAGAATTCACGACATCCATCATCAATAGTGGCCCTGCATTGATAATATACTCGTTTCGGTCATTCTTGCGATAGAAGTAATCCAGCAAACTGTATatacaaaacataaattattagaaaatgGACAAAAAGATGTTAGAGttttaaaatctaagaaattaacataatttaatgtgttaccagttaaatactataaataaaaatataaactgaATTTGGTtgttaaattttcaaacaGAAGCATATTACTGCTCCTAAAACTAAAATTggttgacataaaaaaaaatcttacaTTTTTTCACCTATTCCAATACCACCCATGATTGAGTATTGTACGACACTCGGAGCTGTCACCCATAAAGCTTGACTGTAATTTCTTATTTCAAATTCCTTTTCACTGTGAATAATAGTAAATGCCGgacattcaattttattacattGCACCGGAGGACCATCTCCTCCATATCCTCTTGTTTCATGACCTTTGCATTTTTGTACAATAATGCAAGAAAAAATCACCAGTAGCCAAAGTGTCATTCTTAAAAGAGACATTGGAATAACTTGATTAGATAATGTTTTAATCTGCTTGATTTAAGAGGTGTATATATAGTCACAGAAAAATCAGATAAAcgtaattataattaattagtcatTACTCTTGTAATACTAAAACAGTGTGTAATGTTATAAGAGCTGGAGTTAGAAAATCACTGAGTCTTAAATGCAATCGAGATTTTTGTAACttatgtaatttattgttcaattaatgcattgatcacgaccgttaaataattttcattgtgATTCTGTTATTTTTGGAACAAAATAGAGAATAAGGtagtttttcttataaaaatgGTAGCGTGTAATTGGAGAAAGTAATAAAATGGCAATTTCACGAAGAAAGGCGAGAGAGAGGCGGTtttgaaataagaaaagaatgaCAATGACCTAaccctatttatttaattgacaTTTTGACTTAGGGTAAAAATCAGATAATCGCGCGGAGATTATCCGAGTGATACCCAAAAATAGGTAGGTCGTATGTTAGTTAAAGAGGTTGGCAACCTAGAATGATCTATAGATTGTTAAGGGTAAATTCCTTGATAAGAACGTATAACAAAGTAAAGAAGTCGCTAAGTAAAGTCCGTCTATCAACCGAGATTGAGATTgtaatttgatatttcttgaaTGATTCAAATGAATAacaatatttctatttataaagCTAAATACCTTAATTTaagtaataagaaaataatcctAAGCatgacaaaatattactctctccgtccctcaaaagatgtcacattttcctttttaa is drawn from Salvia hispanica cultivar TCC Black 2014 chromosome 6, UniMelb_Shisp_WGS_1.0, whole genome shotgun sequence and contains these coding sequences:
- the LOC125192480 gene encoding uncharacterized protein LOC125192480 gives rise to the protein MSLLRMTLWLLVIFSCIIVQKCKGHETRGYGGDGPPVQCNKIECPAFTIIHSEKEFEIRNYSQALWVTAPSVVQYSIMGGIGIGEKILLDYFYRKNDRNEYIINAGPLLMMDVVNSTYKVYLYVPNKYQNGGLPKPLIQDVKQVKLPNYKYAAVRRIDGEITEEIVSTQVDLLKKHLKDTTYKRAADTDQFTYIMYDRRSWVKGYEILIWFN
- the LOC125195355 gene encoding uncharacterized protein LOC125195355 yields the protein MAALSQANPSSISTASAHPTSPSDSPQTDLPKLESDPAPHPESLIRESPDPPKPEENSPNEKLSDDSAKEGIGGDGLGEEEEEGEKNKEDIVEKCVQSTLALRKCMEAHSDYSAPLLDAEEGVMKQLEEEEKSDDADKKESP